In Aureibaculum algae, the following are encoded in one genomic region:
- a CDS encoding GH92 family glycosyl hydrolase produces MLPFNKLVNTKLFLFFTISLFISFSSIAQRAVDYVNPFIGTSNFGATNPGAIAPRGMVSVSPFNVAGKQNKHEKDSRWLSNPYVHENEFLTGFSHVNLSGVGCPDLGVIISMPTVGELEIDHLKYGTTYKDEIAKAGYYSTTLDKSNINVETTATTRTGVSRYTFPAGKANILLNLGLGLTNEQGAMIKVVSPTEIEGIRTVGGFCYYKPEETYPVYFVAQVNVESDEFGVWKKTRKESGVEAEWMGYNGKDRFYKNYYKEVMGDSIGGYFSYNFDKPTKVELKVGVSYVSIENARENLERETSNLTFLEIYHKTELEWNDLLSKISVEGGTKDDKTVFYTALYHTLIHPNTLNDYNGEYPKMSTRETLKTNGTRYTVFSLWDTYRNLHSLMSLVYPEQQLNMVNSMLDIYDESGWLPKWELNATETTTMVGDPAGIVLADTYLRGIRNFDIEKAYEAMVKSADQINNNPLRPGLKNYIEKGYLTSSDAGSVSTTQEYNISDFAIAQLAQVLGKKKDEERFRERSISYRNLFDKDYKLLRPKNNDGTWYSPFDPLAGANFTKNVGFIEGNSWQYSFMVSHDADYLIRLMGGKRAFTSQLQEVFDKGHFDMANEPDIAYPYLFNYVKGEEWRTQNMVNALRRSYFKNAPDGLPGNDDTGTMSAWIIYTMMGIYPVSPADPMYTLTTPVFDKITIELNPKFYKGRVLVIEKEGTGNINEVLLNGEEHKSYFINHFELVNGFRLKFLLE; encoded by the coding sequence ATGCTTCCCTTCAATAAATTAGTCAATACCAAATTATTTTTATTTTTTACCATAAGTCTTTTTATTAGTTTTTCGTCTATTGCACAACGTGCGGTAGATTATGTAAATCCTTTTATTGGTACTTCAAATTTTGGAGCTACAAATCCTGGTGCAATTGCACCAAGAGGTATGGTAAGTGTTTCTCCTTTTAATGTTGCCGGTAAACAAAATAAACACGAAAAAGATAGCCGCTGGTTATCCAATCCATATGTTCATGAAAATGAATTCCTAACAGGGTTTTCTCATGTAAATTTAAGTGGAGTGGGGTGTCCTGACCTTGGTGTTATTATTTCTATGCCTACCGTTGGGGAGCTAGAAATAGATCATTTAAAATATGGCACTACCTATAAAGATGAAATAGCAAAAGCAGGTTACTATAGCACCACTTTAGATAAATCGAATATTAATGTGGAAACAACAGCAACTACTAGAACAGGCGTTAGTAGATATACTTTCCCCGCTGGTAAAGCTAATATTTTATTGAATTTAGGTTTGGGCTTAACAAATGAGCAAGGAGCCATGATTAAAGTCGTATCTCCAACAGAAATTGAAGGTATAAGAACTGTTGGTGGATTTTGTTATTACAAGCCAGAAGAAACCTATCCTGTTTATTTTGTAGCACAAGTAAATGTTGAAAGTGACGAATTTGGAGTTTGGAAAAAAACAAGAAAGGAATCTGGTGTTGAGGCAGAATGGATGGGGTATAATGGAAAAGATCGGTTTTATAAAAATTATTATAAAGAAGTAATGGGCGATAGTATTGGAGGCTATTTTTCATATAATTTCGATAAGCCAACAAAGGTGGAGTTGAAAGTAGGAGTTTCTTATGTAAGTATTGAAAATGCTAGAGAAAATTTAGAACGAGAAACTTCCAATTTAACATTTTTAGAAATTTATCATAAAACGGAATTAGAATGGAATGATTTACTTTCTAAAATTTCAGTTGAAGGTGGAACAAAAGATGATAAAACGGTATTTTACACGGCCTTATATCATACGCTTATTCATCCCAACACATTGAATGATTACAATGGCGAATATCCTAAAATGAGTACTAGAGAGACCTTAAAAACGAATGGTACTCGATATACTGTTTTTTCACTTTGGGATACCTATAGAAATTTACATTCATTAATGTCGTTAGTTTATCCAGAGCAACAACTAAATATGGTAAACAGCATGCTTGATATTTATGACGAAAGCGGTTGGTTGCCAAAATGGGAGTTAAATGCTACAGAAACAACTACAATGGTTGGTGATCCTGCAGGAATTGTTTTAGCAGATACTTATCTTCGTGGCATTCGTAATTTTGACATAGAGAAGGCATATGAAGCGATGGTTAAAAGTGCAGATCAAATAAATAACAATCCGTTAAGACCTGGTTTAAAAAATTATATAGAAAAAGGATACCTAACAAGTTCAGATGCAGGTTCAGTGTCTACAACACAAGAGTATAATATTTCTGATTTTGCAATTGCACAATTGGCTCAAGTACTTGGAAAGAAGAAAGATGAAGAACGATTTAGAGAACGTTCAATTTCGTATAGAAATCTATTTGATAAAGATTATAAATTGTTAAGACCTAAAAATAATGACGGAACATGGTACAGTCCTTTTGACCCGTTAGCAGGTGCAAACTTTACAAAAAATGTTGGTTTTATAGAAGGTAATTCTTGGCAGTATTCTTTTATGGTAAGTCATGATGCTGATTATTTAATAAGACTAATGGGCGGTAAGCGAGCATTTACAAGTCAATTACAAGAAGTATTTGATAAAGGACATTTTGATATGGCTAATGAACCAGATATAGCCTATCCGTATTTATTTAATTATGTAAAGGGAGAAGAATGGCGTACGCAAAATATGGTGAATGCTCTAAGAAGATCATATTTTAAAAATGCACCAGATGGTTTGCCAGGTAATGATGATACAGGTACTATGTCTGCCTGGATTATTTATACCATGATGGGTATTTATCCAGTAAGTCCTGCAGATCCAATGTATACGTTAACTACACCTGTTTTTGATAAAATTACAATTGAATTAAATCCTAAATTTTATAAAGGAAGAGTGCTCGTTATTGAAAAAGAGGGAACTGGTAATATTAATGAGGTTTTATTGAATGGAGAAGAACATAAGAGCTATTTTATCAATCATTTTGAGTTAGTTAATGGCTTTAGATTAAAGTTTTTATTGGAGTAG
- a CDS encoding DUF4838 domain-containing protein, which yields MIFSKRINKFRIKTKVISIGILYFLFSTVFISCSDGHIKLTTNGTTAYEIVYIGKTSESAYQSAAILKKYIDKIAGTDIGLVGEGSQSTKGNKVYVGAINELTLAPHEVNIQLKDKNIFISGGSDNALQNAVYIFIEDYLGVKWFSPTVEKIPSQNSILIPNTLSFNYKPEITTRTVHSRLFYENDEFADKLKVTTEAFPTYVSDARVHTFHKFIPEEKFFKEHAEYFALRENKRLPTQLCLTNSDVYNIVKDSVASLFQKNPLAKVISVSQDDNTQYCQCENCSKIDEEEGSPAGSLILFVNKIAENFPDKQISTLAYQHTRKPCKTKPRENVLITLCSIECDRSAPITEKCNDFTEDLIGWSKLTDNIRIWDYTTQFTNFLAPFPNMNTLQPNVQLFRDNNAKWVFEQHSNNPSELFELRSYITAKLLWNPDLDIDSLITEFTDGYYEEAGVYVKNYVDLIHAELKKHPDFFLFLYGDPSQAFDSYLNPELLEIYKEYFDAAEKAVATKSEVLKRVKEARLSTDYAILEAAKQNLNSQLSLVFQENPSSANVFIKEKLEDFYKTCKAADINLMNEMGFTVEEYYNSYKKTIEVAIKPNIAKGKKVTLLTKPKKYANENPQVLTDGALGGNNFYANWLGFEGNHLEAVIDLDSIQTISSISTAFLQVTNHVVFYPLNVSYYYSNDNKIFEKLGVLVNDEPLSKTSKINDIKYFEFTFPKVAARYIKIKAENMNTAPYWHHAAGLPSWVFADEIMVE from the coding sequence ATGATTTTTTCTAAGAGAATTAATAAATTTCGGATAAAAACAAAAGTTATAAGCATTGGAATACTTTACTTCCTATTTAGTACTGTTTTTATTTCATGTTCTGATGGTCATATCAAATTGACAACAAATGGAACAACAGCTTATGAAATTGTTTATATAGGAAAAACATCTGAAAGTGCATATCAATCAGCTGCAATACTTAAAAAATATATAGACAAAATTGCTGGGACAGATATCGGACTAGTAGGTGAGGGGTCACAAAGTACAAAAGGGAATAAAGTATATGTAGGTGCTATTAATGAATTGACTTTGGCACCACATGAAGTGAATATCCAACTAAAAGATAAAAACATTTTTATTTCTGGAGGCTCTGATAACGCATTACAAAATGCTGTTTATATTTTTATAGAGGATTATTTGGGTGTAAAATGGTTTTCGCCGACTGTAGAGAAAATTCCATCCCAAAATTCAATTTTAATACCAAATACTCTTAGTTTTAATTACAAGCCGGAAATTACTACAAGAACGGTTCATTCAAGATTGTTTTATGAAAATGATGAATTTGCTGACAAATTAAAAGTTACAACAGAAGCTTTTCCTACTTATGTGTCAGATGCAAGAGTACATACTTTTCATAAATTTATTCCTGAAGAAAAATTTTTCAAAGAACATGCTGAATATTTTGCCTTAAGGGAAAATAAGAGATTACCTACTCAATTATGTTTAACAAATAGTGATGTCTATAATATTGTAAAAGATTCTGTAGCTTCTTTGTTTCAGAAAAACCCATTAGCCAAAGTAATATCAGTTAGTCAAGATGACAATACACAATATTGTCAATGTGAGAATTGTTCAAAAATTGATGAAGAAGAGGGGAGTCCAGCCGGTTCATTGATTTTGTTTGTAAATAAAATTGCTGAAAATTTTCCAGATAAACAAATATCAACATTGGCGTATCAACATACAAGAAAACCTTGTAAAACAAAACCAAGAGAAAATGTACTGATTACACTATGTTCTATAGAATGTGATAGAAGTGCTCCTATTACCGAAAAGTGCAATGATTTTACGGAAGATTTAATAGGATGGAGTAAATTGACAGATAATATCCGTATTTGGGATTATACCACACAATTTACTAATTTTTTAGCTCCATTTCCAAATATGAACACTTTACAACCTAATGTTCAATTATTCAGAGATAATAATGCAAAATGGGTTTTTGAACAACATAGTAATAACCCTAGTGAATTATTTGAACTTCGTTCATATATTACGGCAAAATTATTATGGAACCCTGATTTGGATATTGATTCCTTAATTACTGAATTTACAGATGGTTATTATGAAGAAGCAGGAGTATATGTTAAAAACTATGTCGATTTAATTCATGCGGAACTTAAAAAACATCCTGATTTTTTCTTATTCCTTTATGGAGATCCTTCACAGGCTTTTGATTCTTATTTGAATCCTGAATTATTAGAGATTTACAAAGAATATTTTGATGCTGCGGAAAAAGCTGTGGCTACAAAATCTGAAGTATTAAAAAGAGTAAAAGAAGCTAGATTAAGTACTGATTATGCTATTTTAGAAGCTGCTAAACAGAATCTTAACTCACAACTTTCCTTAGTATTTCAAGAAAATCCCAGCAGTGCCAATGTGTTTATTAAAGAAAAATTGGAAGACTTTTACAAAACCTGTAAGGCTGCTGATATTAACTTAATGAATGAAATGGGCTTTACAGTAGAAGAATATTATAATTCTTATAAAAAAACAATTGAAGTCGCCATTAAACCAAATATCGCAAAAGGCAAAAAAGTAACCTTACTTACCAAGCCTAAAAAGTATGCTAATGAAAACCCACAGGTGTTAACCGATGGAGCTCTAGGTGGTAATAATTTTTATGCCAATTGGTTAGGCTTCGAAGGCAATCATTTAGAAGCGGTTATAGACTTAGATTCCATACAAACCATAAGTTCTATTTCGACAGCATTTTTACAAGTTACAAATCATGTTGTTTTTTATCCTTTAAATGTTAGTTATTATTACTCAAATGATAACAAAATATTCGAGAAGTTAGGTGTATTGGTTAATGATGAGCCCTTAAGTAAAACTAGCAAAATAAATGATATCAAATATTTTGAATTTACGTTCCCAAAAGTTGCTGCTCGTTATATTAAAATAAAGGCTGAAAATATGAACACTGCTCCGTATTGGCATCATGCTGCTGGGCTACCAAGTTGGGTTTTTGCAGATGAAATAATGGTGGAATAG
- a CDS encoding SusC/RagA family TonB-linked outer membrane protein, producing MKQILFKLLFFAVVLCSHSILAQTTVTGTITDAAGGETLPGVNIIEKGTTNGVTSDFDGNYSIDVAEGATLHFSFIGYTPKEVVVNGQTTINIILAESAEALDEVVITALGIKREVKSLGYSMTELKGEELTKTNTVNPVQALQGQVSGVSIGSSDGGLFGNSKIQVRGVSTLNSSNNQPIFVIDGVILENGTSNESADWSSSSNDYGNILKNLNPDDYASVSVLKGAAATALYGSRGINGVVLIETKDGAGSKGLGVSVKQSFGVDHVYKQPALQNEYGPGTLAGYIGYGNKDTNGDYFSYDTEQFYYNDDGDRTLINHAGGGLSYGPKFDGQPIIDYDGNVIPYSANTNNMKDAYDDGFNSNTSVSLSGGNEKGNFYLSDSYNTRTGTLPNNKFERNSMLFSGSYNLASWLTANASVSYTTSVSKNPRNDISQSFFDGTFERTYNTEKYQQEQYWLASHGGVTNAAYGDEFANAPNRGLWFSYEKNNQERKEQVTRPIVRLTATVADWLTITAEGNMNFYTTKYEQKDLGSGYAMEGGYYQLSHADDVSKTGKLTFNFTKEFSEDLKGSLLLGGEIWDQEKSNTRVNTDGGLIVPGRFYLGNSKKTLQSSGGIYATKQINSAYFMADLSYKEQLYLTVTGRNDWSSALVYTDGTGNNSYFYPSVSTSWIFNQTFEMPKWFSFGKLRASWAQVGSDTDPYSINRGYSGDRYELSGGFAYTNSVNSVLVDRSIKPELKNSFEVGADVRFFKNRLGIDFSYYNETITEQIGQVPIPSVSGYNGLLTNVGTLTNTGIELSLTGTPIRTDNFSWNSTFNYWKNTTKVKDLHADYGAYKTLGGNINYGNFRVGSVAYEGGEYGVLMSDAAIKEYQATDVNGNEIDSPNNGKNLLTWVDSRRGAYFQRTGVATEVGKIQPDFEGSWNNEFRYKGFSFSVLLDARYGGHIASYSSRYGTAYGYLEESLRGRDAEHGGVTWTSQHADEQGREYSDGIIPDGVFEDGQMVTTPSGSSVDVGGMTYQEAFDAGYVEPTHASYYNYRINSWGQGVVNPDWFTELKYIAVRNISIGYNLPKSVSSSIGASNLYLGLNGRNLGYLYNSMPNDINPESFRGTSSTESYRERAFAPYLSSYTMTILLDF from the coding sequence ATGAAACAAATTTTATTTAAGCTATTGTTTTTTGCTGTAGTATTATGTTCGCATAGTATTTTAGCACAAACAACAGTAACAGGAACAATTACAGATGCAGCAGGTGGCGAAACCCTTCCTGGTGTAAACATAATTGAAAAAGGCACAACTAATGGTGTTACCTCCGATTTTGATGGTAATTACAGTATAGATGTTGCTGAAGGAGCCACTTTACATTTTTCTTTTATTGGTTATACACCAAAAGAAGTAGTTGTAAATGGACAAACTACAATTAATATCATTTTAGCTGAAAGTGCCGAGGCTCTTGACGAAGTGGTAATTACTGCCTTAGGAATCAAAAGAGAAGTGAAGTCTCTTGGTTATTCTATGACAGAATTGAAAGGTGAAGAATTGACAAAAACCAATACCGTTAACCCGGTACAAGCTTTACAGGGCCAAGTTTCTGGGGTTAGTATTGGTAGCTCTGACGGTGGTCTTTTTGGTAACTCTAAAATACAAGTACGTGGGGTGTCAACTTTAAACTCTAGTAACAACCAGCCTATATTTGTAATAGATGGTGTTATTTTAGAAAATGGTACTTCAAATGAGAGTGCAGACTGGAGTAGTAGTTCTAATGATTATGGTAATATTCTTAAAAACCTTAATCCTGATGACTATGCTAGTGTTTCTGTATTAAAAGGAGCAGCTGCTACAGCGTTGTATGGTTCAAGAGGTATCAATGGAGTTGTTTTAATTGAAACTAAAGATGGTGCAGGGTCAAAAGGTTTAGGTGTTTCTGTAAAACAATCTTTTGGTGTTGACCATGTATACAAACAACCAGCATTGCAAAATGAATATGGACCTGGTACTTTAGCAGGTTATATTGGATATGGTAATAAGGATACTAATGGTGATTATTTCAGCTATGATACGGAGCAATTTTATTATAATGATGATGGAGATAGAACATTAATTAATCATGCAGGTGGTGGATTAAGTTATGGACCTAAATTTGATGGTCAACCAATAATTGACTACGATGGAAATGTAATACCTTATAGTGCCAATACGAATAATATGAAAGATGCCTATGATGATGGGTTTAATTCAAATACTTCTGTATCATTGAGTGGTGGAAATGAAAAAGGTAATTTTTACTTATCAGATTCTTATAATACTCGAACTGGGACATTGCCAAACAATAAATTTGAGAGAAATTCAATGTTATTTTCTGGTTCATATAACTTAGCATCTTGGTTAACTGCCAATGCAAGTGTATCATATACAACATCTGTTTCTAAAAACCCTAGAAATGATATTTCTCAAAGTTTCTTTGATGGTACTTTTGAAAGAACTTACAATACGGAAAAATATCAACAAGAGCAATATTGGTTAGCTTCTCATGGAGGTGTTACTAATGCCGCTTATGGAGATGAGTTCGCAAATGCACCAAATAGAGGTTTATGGTTTTCTTATGAAAAAAATAATCAAGAAAGAAAAGAGCAAGTTACTAGACCTATAGTACGTTTAACAGCTACTGTTGCAGATTGGCTTACGATTACTGCAGAAGGGAATATGAACTTTTATACCACTAAATACGAACAAAAAGACCTAGGAAGTGGGTATGCTATGGAAGGTGGTTATTATCAATTGAGTCATGCTGATGATGTGAGTAAAACAGGTAAATTAACTTTTAACTTCACTAAAGAGTTTAGTGAAGATCTAAAAGGTAGTTTATTACTTGGTGGTGAAATTTGGGATCAAGAAAAGTCTAATACCAGAGTAAACACTGATGGTGGATTGATTGTACCTGGTAGATTCTATTTGGGTAACTCAAAGAAAACACTTCAGTCATCCGGAGGAATTTATGCTACCAAACAAATTAATTCGGCTTATTTTATGGCAGATTTGTCTTATAAAGAGCAATTATATCTAACGGTAACAGGTAGAAATGACTGGTCATCTGCTTTGGTATATACGGACGGTACTGGTAATAATTCTTATTTCTACCCTTCAGTATCAACATCATGGATTTTTAACCAAACTTTTGAAATGCCTAAGTGGTTTAGCTTTGGTAAATTAAGAGCGTCATGGGCACAAGTGGGTAGTGATACCGATCCTTATTCAATTAACAGAGGATATTCAGGTGATAGATATGAATTAAGTGGCGGTTTTGCTTATACAAACTCTGTAAATTCTGTTTTAGTAGATAGAAGTATTAAGCCTGAACTTAAAAACTCGTTCGAAGTGGGTGCTGATGTTAGATTCTTTAAAAATCGTTTAGGAATTGACTTTTCTTATTATAACGAGACAATTACAGAGCAAATAGGTCAAGTACCTATTCCTTCAGTTTCTGGTTATAATGGATTGTTAACAAATGTAGGTACACTTACTAATACTGGTATTGAACTATCTTTAACAGGGACACCAATTAGAACAGATAATTTTAGTTGGAATTCAACCTTTAATTATTGGAAGAATACAACTAAAGTAAAAGACTTACATGCTGACTATGGTGCATATAAAACGTTAGGGGGGAATATCAATTATGGTAACTTCCGTGTTGGTTCTGTAGCTTATGAAGGTGGTGAATATGGAGTATTGATGTCTGATGCGGCTATCAAAGAGTACCAAGCTACTGACGTTAACGGTAATGAAATAGATAGTCCAAATAATGGAAAGAACTTATTAACTTGGGTTGATTCAAGACGTGGTGCATATTTTCAAAGAACAGGTGTGGCAACTGAAGTAGGTAAAATACAACCTGATTTTGAAGGATCTTGGAATAATGAATTCAGATACAAAGGATTTAGTTTCTCTGTATTGTTAGATGCACGTTACGGTGGTCATATAGCTTCTTATAGTAGTCGTTACGGTACTGCTTATGGGTATTTAGAAGAATCTTTAAGAGGTAGAGATGCCGAACATGGTGGTGTAACTTGGACTTCTCAACATGCAGACGAACAAGGAAGAGAGTACTCAGATGGTATAATTCCTGATGGTGTTTTTGAAGATGGGCAAATGGTTACAACTCCAAGTGGATCTAGCGTAGATGTTGGAGGAATGACATATCAAGAAGCTTTTGATGCAGGTTATGTAGAGCCTACACATGCAAGTTACTACAATTACAGAATTAATTCTTGGGGACAAGGTGTTGTAAACCCTGATTGGTTTACCGAATTAAAATATATTGCAGTACGTAATATTTCAATCGGTTATAACTTACCAAAGTCAGTTAGTAGTAGTATAGGAGCATCAAATCTTTATTTAGGCCTTAATGGTAGAAATTTAGGTTATTTATATAATTCTATGCCTAATGACATTAACCCTGAAAGTTTTCGAGGAACATCAAGTACTGAATCATATAGAGAACGTGCTTTTGCTCCATATTTGTCAAGTTATACTATGACTATTCTTTTAGATTTTTAA
- a CDS encoding SusD/RagB family nutrient-binding outer membrane lipoprotein produces MKKIFQFILAMSVIFVVGCDKDDFAEKNSNPSELSQADTRFQVTQTINQMYNDDYTLWFYNNFDYIYPWSQITTASAGGGNSELMVEMDNVGGHSTYPTFFANIRDIRSKIDALPEEDKAQSLALKGMTYPIAIQTFMTQTDVSGSLVYSEGAMAPYTTPALITPIYDNQELLLNTWLEELNAAIPLLMAEGQIDMGAQDLIYSGDYMKWAKFANLLKLRIAARLVNKDKARAIQIVEEVVNSEAGYMDELSDDFIYQRGIEYYGTGNGQQPGIGAKNLVDFMVDNKDPRVRVLFEKNDFNGEVVQAFIDAGKPLPPYVDQYVVKDGSGNFSGWSGPGEPWVRYFGVPLAPDAVLASENDIYFSQGIRNRISESGVEKTYASTSDFSERLTRTRFSFTYPTKPGGRFLELKDNYPPLEVILGSAAETNLYLAEFKLLGANIAGDAQEYFNKGVELSIMRMDEIAKEHRYPYYDNDPVYDDASLASAGATKLQANEITALLARPAYDLSTDGLEKVYIQQLINHAGTPHDTWTTARRSGVPKTGSSVWSREPFLSGGVDLTVPRRFKSSEPLESSKNYANEKAALDEEGFTPGSNDPVLLNTQRLWFDKENPQYGAGPNN; encoded by the coding sequence ATGAAAAAAATATTTCAATTCATATTAGCGATGTCAGTCATATTTGTTGTGGGATGTGACAAAGATGATTTTGCAGAAAAGAACAGTAACCCTTCTGAGCTCTCACAAGCGGACACGAGGTTTCAAGTTACTCAGACCATCAATCAAATGTATAATGATGATTATACACTATGGTTTTATAATAATTTTGATTATATCTACCCTTGGAGCCAAATAACTACGGCTAGTGCCGGAGGTGGTAATAGTGAACTAATGGTAGAAATGGATAATGTAGGTGGTCATAGTACTTACCCAACATTTTTTGCAAATATTAGAGACATACGCTCTAAAATAGATGCATTACCAGAAGAGGATAAAGCTCAGAGTTTGGCATTGAAAGGGATGACTTATCCTATAGCTATCCAAACTTTTATGACCCAAACTGATGTTTCTGGTTCATTAGTTTATTCTGAAGGAGCGATGGCACCATATACAACACCTGCTCTTATTACACCAATTTATGACAATCAAGAATTACTTTTAAACACTTGGTTAGAGGAGTTAAATGCAGCTATTCCTTTATTAATGGCAGAAGGTCAAATAGATATGGGTGCTCAAGATTTAATCTATAGTGGTGATTATATGAAGTGGGCAAAGTTTGCTAATTTGTTAAAATTAAGAATTGCAGCAAGGCTCGTGAATAAGGATAAAGCGAGAGCGATTCAAATTGTGGAAGAAGTAGTCAATTCAGAGGCTGGCTATATGGATGAATTAAGCGACGATTTTATTTACCAAAGAGGAATCGAATATTATGGTACAGGTAATGGACAACAACCAGGTATCGGTGCAAAAAATCTTGTCGATTTCATGGTAGATAATAAAGATCCAAGAGTTAGAGTATTGTTTGAGAAAAATGATTTTAATGGAGAAGTGGTACAAGCATTTATTGATGCAGGTAAACCTTTACCTCCTTATGTAGATCAATATGTTGTAAAAGATGGAAGCGGTAATTTTTCAGGTTGGTCTGGCCCAGGAGAACCATGGGTGAGATACTTTGGTGTTCCATTGGCTCCTGATGCTGTATTGGCTTCAGAAAATGATATTTACTTTAGTCAAGGTATAAGAAATAGAATTAGTGAAAGTGGTGTTGAGAAAACATATGCTTCTACTTCTGATTTTTCAGAAAGATTAACACGTACAAGATTTTCTTTTACATATCCTACAAAACCAGGAGGTAGATTCTTAGAATTAAAAGATAACTATCCACCATTAGAAGTAATTTTAGGGAGTGCCGCAGAAACCAACCTTTATTTAGCAGAGTTTAAATTATTAGGTGCTAATATCGCTGGAGATGCACAAGAATACTTTAATAAAGGTGTTGAATTATCGATTATGCGTATGGACGAAATTGCTAAAGAACACAGATATCCTTACTACGACAATGACCCGGTATATGATGATGCAAGTTTAGCTTCAGCTGGAGCAACTAAATTACAAGCTAATGAAATTACAGCTTTATTAGCAAGACCAGCTTATGATTTAAGTACAGATGGTTTAGAAAAAGTTTATATACAGCAATTGATTAACCATGCTGGTACACCACATGATACATGGACAACTGCACGTCGTTCAGGTGTACCTAAAACAGGAAGTTCTGTATGGTCAAGAGAACCTTTCTTATCAGGTGGTGTTGATTTAACTGTACCACGTAGATTTAAATCATCTGAACCATTAGAGTCTAGTAAGAATTATGCCAACGAAAAAGCAGCTTTAGATGAAGAAGGTTTTACTCCAGGTAGTAATGACCCAGTTCTTTTAAATACGCAAAGACTTTGGTTTGATAAAGAAAACCCTCAATATGGAGCAGGACCAAATAACTAA